In Erigeron canadensis isolate Cc75 chromosome 7, C_canadensis_v1, whole genome shotgun sequence, one DNA window encodes the following:
- the LOC122608194 gene encoding uncharacterized protein LOC122608194: MPLAMKIQPIDTTTIPECTEASLKTIPKSRFKRLFDFSSFLRSNSAAVVAPAELEPSSVCLDKLVESFLEDSNNEKQTGGGGRNNCDDGGGGGSDDDFDGFNCFGNSNNHNHVTDACDPLKSLVACEVVCERNLLADVAKIVEKNKISCKRKDEVSRKIVVDGLLANGYTTVSICKSKWDKTSTYPAGEYEYIDAVIEGERLIVDIDFRAEFEVARSTKSYKAVLQMLPHIFVGKPDRLQKIINIVSDAAKQSLKKKGMPLPPWRRVEYVKAKWLSPCNKMANNCADSNQSFSEMTMKSNPVSDPNDAVLCDEVEVVGAAEEEEVVKQWEPVEIKPKAPKTGGKVVSGLASVIEGN, from the exons atgccGTTAGCGATGAAAATACAACCTATAGATACAACAACGATACCGGAATGTACGGAGGCGTCGTTGAAGACGATACCGAAATCAAGGTTTAAACGATTGTTCGATTTTTCGAGTTTTTTGAGGTCAAATTCAGCTGCTGTTGTAGCACCAGCTGAATTAGAGCCGAGTTCAGTGTGTTTAGATAAACTAGTTGAGAGTTTTCTAGAAGATAGtaataatgaaaaacaaactgGTGGCGGTGGCCGGAATAATTGtgatgacggtggtggtggtggttctgatgatgattttgaCGGTTTTAACTGTTTTGGTAACTCTAATAATCACAACCATGTTACTGATGCATGTGATCCTTTAAAG agttTGGTGGCGTGTGAGGTGGTTTGTGAAAGGAATTTGTTGGCGGATGTTGCgaaaattgttgaaaagaacAAGATCTCTTGTAAAAGGAAAGATGAAGTGAGTAGAAAGATTGTTGTTGATGGGCTTTTGGCTAATGGATACACTACTGTATCTATATGTAAATCCAAGTGGGATAAAACTTCTACTTATCCGGcag GGGAATACGAGTATATTGATGCTGTGATAGAAGGGGAACGTTTGATTGTCGATATCGATTTCAGAGCAGAATTTGAAGTAGCAAGGTCCACTAAAAGTTACAAAGCTGTTCTGCAGATGCTTCCTCATATATTTGTGGGTAAACCTGACCGTTTACAAAAGATCATCAACATAGTTTCTGATGCGGCGAAACAAAGCTTGAAGAAGAAAGGAATGCCTTTGCCTCCATGGAGAAGGGTGGAGTATGTCAAAGCTAAATGGCTATCACCTTGTAATAAAATGGCCAACAATTGTGCTGACAGCAACCAGTCTTTTAGTGAAATGACGATGAAATCTAACCCGGTTTCTGACCCAAATGACGCGGTTTTGTgtgatgaagttgaagttgtTGGAGCTGCAGAGGAAGAAGAAGTTGTGAAACAATGGGAGCCGGTAGAGATCAAACCTAAGGCACCAAAGACTGGAGGTAAAGTCGTTAGTGGTTTAGCTTCTGTGATCGAAGGCAACTGA